A region of Burkholderia gladioli DNA encodes the following proteins:
- the parA gene encoding ParA family partition ATPase, with protein sequence MGLVFAVANQKGGVGKTTTTINLAAAFHAAGYKPLVADADAQNSCLRWNAVADEGNPLPFKIVSVASHGKQIGSVITQLAEDAEIVLVDCPPSIESPITARVLMVADATIIPTDSSPLDLWSSEGMVRLVEQTRSIQPNGKFAILLNKANPKTQLHKQMKELLSESKVHLLSTTIKNREVYKLTAALGRTVFDVKGLRSDAVKPARGDFAALLDEMIAFYNSEEVSE encoded by the coding sequence ATGGGTCTAGTATTCGCTGTCGCAAATCAAAAAGGTGGAGTCGGAAAAACCACCACAACGATCAATCTGGCCGCTGCATTCCATGCTGCTGGTTACAAGCCACTCGTCGCGGATGCCGACGCCCAAAATTCCTGCCTACGATGGAATGCGGTTGCCGATGAAGGAAACCCGCTACCGTTCAAAATTGTCAGCGTCGCCAGTCACGGTAAGCAGATAGGGAGCGTGATTACACAACTGGCTGAAGATGCAGAAATCGTGTTGGTCGATTGTCCGCCGAGCATTGAGTCGCCAATCACTGCCCGCGTGCTCATGGTCGCAGACGCCACCATCATTCCGACCGACTCATCTCCGCTTGACCTCTGGAGCAGCGAAGGAATGGTGCGCCTAGTTGAGCAAACACGGTCCATCCAGCCAAACGGAAAATTCGCGATTTTACTCAACAAAGCGAATCCTAAGACGCAGCTTCATAAGCAGATGAAAGAGCTGCTCTCAGAGAGCAAAGTCCATCTCTTATCCACAACCATCAAAAACCGCGAAGTCTATAAATTGACGGCTGCATTGGGCCGAACGGTATTCGACGTGAAAGGCCTCCGATCTGACGCGGTCAAGCCTGCTCGGGGCGATTTCGCCGCGCTTCTCGATGAGATGATCGCGTTCTACAACTCGGAGGAAGTTTCAGAATGA
- a CDS encoding ParB/RepB/Spo0J family partition protein, translating into MSKRLDLKSKVRVGMNAERSDVDDRLQNSGVVKIAQANVAHILDPDARPMTDGTPDDLPADHAEDQRIHVLSIDDCIPNPYNPRAFYSPQSIDTLAATLQQEQQLQPVIFTRLPEFPGKNIIVDGERRKRALKSLGRTTVMAIYRPDLSNKELFTLAYKANKERDDQTVFDNAVSWQRLLSEKVYRDQLELAAAIGEDKGVVNKVLLLNTLPMPLLQRMVDNADKVKLSHAYNIKLICDKAGDAVAEHWLEQVIAGRVSVRKLEQVAASDMTGARGAKRTHYESRVKFASPHGFELGELKAFADGRAELSLKGVKGVAQEQLIDKLTAVVQSWALELTDDDFDAPNPERQSAA; encoded by the coding sequence ATGAGTAAGAGGCTCGACCTTAAAAGCAAAGTCCGGGTCGGTATGAATGCCGAGCGCTCCGACGTTGACGACCGCCTGCAAAACTCCGGGGTAGTGAAGATTGCTCAGGCCAATGTCGCGCACATTCTGGATCCCGACGCGCGGCCGATGACTGATGGCACGCCCGATGATCTCCCGGCAGACCATGCGGAGGACCAGCGGATACACGTCCTGTCGATTGACGACTGCATCCCGAACCCGTACAACCCCCGCGCTTTCTACAGCCCGCAAAGTATCGACACCCTTGCAGCAACGCTTCAACAGGAGCAGCAACTTCAACCGGTCATTTTCACGCGCCTACCGGAATTTCCCGGAAAAAATATCATCGTTGACGGGGAGCGGCGCAAGCGTGCCTTGAAGAGCCTGGGGCGCACCACGGTGATGGCCATTTATCGGCCCGACCTTTCCAATAAAGAACTATTCACTCTCGCGTACAAGGCAAACAAGGAGAGGGATGACCAAACCGTGTTTGACAATGCAGTTTCTTGGCAGCGCCTGCTAAGCGAGAAAGTCTATCGAGACCAGCTCGAGTTGGCAGCGGCGATCGGCGAAGACAAGGGCGTGGTCAATAAAGTTTTGCTACTCAACACGCTGCCGATGCCGCTGCTGCAACGCATGGTCGACAACGCCGACAAGGTGAAGCTTTCGCACGCCTACAACATCAAGCTCATATGCGATAAGGCGGGTGACGCAGTAGCTGAGCACTGGCTCGAGCAGGTTATCGCCGGTCGGGTGTCGGTTCGAAAGCTCGAACAGGTCGCCGCCAGCGACATGACTGGCGCCCGCGGCGCCAAGCGGACCCACTATGAGTCGCGAGTCAAGTTTGCCTCGCCACATGGCTTCGAGCTTGGCGAATTGAAGGCTTTCGCGGACGGTAGGGCCGAGTTAAGCCTGAAGGGGGTGAAAGGCGTCGCGCAGGAGCAGTTGATCGACAAGTTGACCGCCGTCGTACAATCTTGGGCCCTCGAACTGACGGACGATGACTTCGACGCACCCAATCCCGAGAGGCAGTCGGCAGCGTAA
- a CDS encoding replication initiation protein, which produces MARRKAADTAEKQSSLFQIPEPPDLLRKAVQAIHIAPKSGKLGLQQRKMFSSLIKNAIAQDKGEPGVESFSIGIGALSLDSGLNSNNTAYVKEQVNSLISTVVNWDYLAEDRSTSWKASGLIAGAELRAGVLFYSFSPQLRRELLNPDVFALIDMRIARDFTRSHSLALWENTVRYERVGLTGKIPLDKFRDLILGQGKQSYQQYKLFKSKVLLPCMREVNERSDHELELIEHKVGRSVSAVQFKVKRKEVADVVDLVDGRADGVIDDILKLGIPRTEAKKMIAQYGDQRVKAAVAYTMHRIGKKGATPIDNPAKYFRNALSHGYTLASVDVSGAVPNRVPAQQLQAELRDRYVARQISEARSYFGELAIDEQNALIDRYNETVEASNLRLAPPKKPTKLAETNFFRWLALDTWGEPTEGDLLAFLLEQASAGAAQ; this is translated from the coding sequence ATGGCACGCAGAAAAGCAGCTGACACTGCGGAAAAGCAGTCCTCGCTCTTCCAGATCCCTGAGCCCCCTGACCTACTCCGGAAAGCAGTTCAAGCGATCCACATCGCGCCGAAGAGTGGGAAGCTTGGATTGCAGCAGCGGAAGATGTTCAGTTCCCTGATAAAGAACGCGATAGCGCAAGACAAGGGTGAACCAGGCGTGGAGAGCTTCTCGATCGGCATTGGCGCCTTGTCGCTCGACAGCGGGTTGAATAGCAACAACACGGCTTACGTTAAAGAGCAGGTGAACTCGCTCATCAGCACCGTCGTCAACTGGGATTACCTTGCGGAAGATCGATCCACCTCATGGAAGGCTTCGGGCCTAATCGCCGGTGCCGAGCTACGAGCCGGCGTGCTGTTCTACAGCTTCTCCCCGCAGCTCCGACGAGAACTGCTTAATCCAGATGTTTTCGCGCTGATCGACATGAGGATTGCTCGTGACTTCACGCGTTCTCATTCACTGGCGCTCTGGGAAAACACGGTCCGGTATGAGCGAGTCGGTCTAACCGGCAAGATCCCGCTCGATAAATTTCGGGATCTGATCTTAGGTCAGGGAAAGCAATCGTACCAACAGTACAAGCTCTTCAAGAGCAAGGTGTTGCTGCCGTGCATGCGAGAGGTGAACGAACGGTCCGACCACGAGCTTGAGTTGATTGAGCACAAAGTCGGACGAAGCGTCTCTGCCGTGCAATTCAAGGTCAAGCGTAAAGAGGTGGCCGACGTTGTAGATCTAGTCGACGGTCGCGCTGATGGCGTGATCGATGACATCTTGAAATTGGGGATACCGAGAACCGAGGCGAAGAAAATGATCGCTCAGTACGGGGATCAGCGCGTCAAAGCGGCGGTTGCATACACGATGCACCGGATCGGCAAGAAAGGTGCGACGCCGATCGATAACCCAGCTAAGTACTTTCGTAATGCATTGTCGCATGGATATACATTGGCCAGCGTTGACGTTTCCGGGGCGGTACCAAACCGGGTTCCGGCGCAGCAATTGCAAGCGGAGCTTCGCGATCGGTACGTTGCACGGCAGATCAGCGAGGCCCGCAGTTATTTCGGTGAACTTGCTATCGACGAGCAAAACGCTTTGATCGACCGATACAACGAAACTGTCGAGGCGTCGAACTTGAGGCTCGCCCCGCCCAAGAAGCCAACCAAACTCGCCGAGACGAACTTCTTCCGCTGGCTCGCGCTGGATACTTGGGGAGAGCCAACGGAAGGCGATCTGCTGGCGTTCCTGTTGGAACAAGCAAGCGCAGGCGCGGCGCAGTAG